atttcgacaatgtccccatcgggaatcgaacccggacctccagatctacGAAGGgcaaatcatcttattttcggacaatggCTGGGTTTACGCAGTTATAATCATAATTAGAACACATAATACTGGGTTCTTACCACATTAAATCTAGGTCTAGTTACTGTGTTAAATGTGACTCCCGATATTTGAacactgttacaagtgccatAATCACAGGATGAGTTAAGGCATGATTgaattatgtgtttaaattgtattaaattatCTTGTTAATTAAATTGATTCCTGGTGCTGATTCCTAGAGACactaactaattttattttaagtgaacCCTTTCACTTTCTTATTTGTTGAAAACGAAAGAGATGGGGGACTTAATTAGCGCCAGTTAGCTCTCTAATTATCATCCCCATAAGTGTAcagtatggtgtcactaactgtgtattgaaataaaaatagagtCATACACATTTCATTGTAGTCGCTCAGAGTTTTGCTGAGGTTAACAGCAAGGTTCCTCAAATCGGTATACTTGGTGATCGCCAAACGGTTGATTTCCTCCAGCAGCACGTAATGGTCCTGGAAATTTTAATAGTTAAGATTAATACTTAGTTTAAGATACATGTTGCTTGTTTAATTAGAGATTGCAgggacaaataaataaacattaatgaAGACTTTATTAATGACTATAAAGCTACCTGTCCCGCAGCCATTTCACCCTGCAAGTAATCATTGGTCTTCCTGAACAGCTGGGTGGCGAGCCGACTGATCACCGGGTCGTGAGGGTCCAGCACCTCGAAGCTGGAGCAACTGGGTGACATATGAAGCTCTGAAACGTGATGATAATACAATGACTGTTCCTCTATGTGCATATGGTCTCCTTAGCATtctcacgttttttttttatttcagaaccTCCCATACATGTGTTTATTGATAGGTCAGGTATTTGTAAGTAAACACATTAATAAGTGTCTAAAATTAATGTGTCAATCCAAAACTAATATAATAAAGCATTTGGCCTATAATATGAAACTGGCCTGAAAGTGACCAATGTTTTAAAAGGAGAATCACTCAGGTGGATTAAAAGTTTCAGATTAGATGGAGATAGTTGGCTCAAACAACAGAAGCTACATAAAATCACCCttagaaaaaagtaagaaaaagcAAAAGACACAGATGTAAAACGTAAGCTAACCATAGGAAGGGGCAGAAAAGAGGAAAAAATTATAAGAGTTATTCACTTGACCGTAAAAATAATGTAGGATAATGAATATAAAATTGGTAATAGCTTTACCTTGGGCTTGTTTAGTTAATTTATCTTCCTCTTCAGACATTTTATTAGCTATTTATTACAATACCcttcaaatgtaaataaatgaacCAATACGTATACTAACTAAAAAAAGCCGCAGTATACTATACTAAGCTCTCGGAGCGAGAACAAGAGAAGGGTTTCTTGTTAATCTTATtatcaatattttaaaataatataacgaATGAATAATAATAGATTTCCCGATTATACACGCAAATTCCCAAAAACTTAACCACAACACAAACCACAGACAAAAGTGTGTTTTTTTACGTGTCATTTCATTGTACAGGC
This genomic interval from Pectinophora gossypiella chromosome Z, ilPecGoss1.1, whole genome shotgun sequence contains the following:
- the LOC126380166 gene encoding biogenesis of lysosome-related organelles complex 1 subunit 2 yields the protein MSEEEDKLTKQAQELHMSPSCSSFEVLDPHDPVISRLATQLFRKTNDYLQGEMAAGQDHYVLLEEINRLAITKYTDLRNLAVNLSKTLSDYNEMYEQHIRQLLQQIDAIDAQVSKFEANAYRLDSYTKQLQARFKELEEK